The following is a genomic window from Babesia bovis T2Bo chromosome 4 map unlocalized Chr4_1, whole genome shotgun sequence.
GATGCTGATAATAAGGGTAGGTTACATAGAATGTCTCCTTCTGCATAATGTTTAGGTAAAATATCTTTTAAAGACCTCAAGCGTGTATCCATGGAGTTGGGGCACAATATACCAGATGAAGAACTTCGTGCTATGATCGACGAATTTGACAACGATAGAGATGGTGCTATATCGAAGGATGATTTCATAGGCATAATGCGCCAGACAATAACATACTAGATGCAAAAATATCACGGCATCTAAGCATTACATACCCTAACCGTGGAGTTCCCTTAGACCCCATCCTTTAATTAATGGTCATTCACGTTCGGTTGGCTGTCTGCTTAAAATTGCATTTATAAGCATAGGGGCAACCTGATTACGTGGCCGCATCATCACATATCACCACCTATTTTAATTGGTTTTAATTTTGTTTGTGACCACAGTGTAATATTAATCTGGATAATTTATTCTAAACCTAGCTAGCAAATTAAGTTGTTAATTTCAGGAAATGCAAATACCTGTTTGTAATTACGTAATGACTTATTTGACTAACAATACTTTTTCGTATGATATTAGCCACCTGTGACCCAGACATTTTATACATAATAAAACCTTTTCCAATAGGCATGCATAATGCACATAAAAGACCATTCTGTGTCATGCTTTTGTCTTAATATGGTCCATGGTAGCATTATAATCTACCCCCTATAATCACTTATGGTCGGTAACTTTTGGTGGGTTCCCCTATTGTGAATTTTCATATTACCAATATATGAAGCTTAAAATGAAATGGGTAATTGGGCTGCAAACAGTGTAACTATTGGCAACTTATAGGTAATTATCACTAATATATTCCACTATGCTTTTCCAGTTTGTAAGGAAACAGTAGATCCtgaaataatattattttgGCACtccatgtctatataatAGTAAATAACATTTTTAATCTCATTATTACTATGGTGCATGAAACTGTTATAAGATTCTATACGCATCGATCAACCCAGCTATATTGCGTTATAACGCTACGAATATCTTGTTTATACTCTGATCTTTATGTAGGTAACAAAGAATCCAGATAGAGCGATTTATTCTGTCCCTTAGCAACGTCATCCGATCCACAGTAATTGAATTCCTTGGATAGGCATACACCTAAGGCGTACAATAGGTAAAAATGTCGATAAAAGCAATATGTCCACTGTTATAATCTTATTTTCCGCAAATGTGATAAATTGATCTATGAATTAATTTCCGCTGCGCTTTTTAGGATTTGTGGTGTATGTTAcaattttcatttttaaagATAGAAACCAAATTTTCTAGTAACATTTCTTACTTGGCAACTTGGTTGTAACGTTCAATTCAAATAAGCATTGTTATATGATGATTCCCATACTCTTGCATCTCGtcttttatattgataCGTATATcatgtagtagtactagctattttacatattcaAGGTATATAACTCATCGTAGAATTTCATTAATCATATGGTTTTATGGGCATTAAGCGTTCCATGTCAACTTGCCATTGCTCCGAATGGTGCCCGACTATATTCCATAAGACGcattttattttatcgtCAACACCGACATTACAGTAGCATAACAGATGATGAGAAATACATTCCCATGTTTCTTAATGTGTAATTACTGTCATTTTTGGACAAAAAAATTTTATTAGTTCATGGTAGTCTACCTTAATACAACTGGTGTTATCAATTTAATCAACAAAAAATACATCGTTTTAAATTATAACGTTGAACAGTGTCAACTGTATTCACCGATACCATCTTTTGTGTAGTTTTCAACATTCGTAGTATATGTTGAAATATTGGTACATATGTTGcactatatattatcattgATAATATGTCTAATAACCCACTAAATAAAATACATAGATGATTTATATGTACTATTTTTCAAATCAATAAGCATGTTTTGTATAACTAGCATGttgatgacattttggTTGACATCTTATATAATTGATAACAGAACTATGAGTAGAAAAGTACGGCGACTCAACAGACAAATATTTTATCCGTTCTCCAACTTCCGTCATTTACGTTAATGATGCTGACATATGTTAGATATGTTAAATGTCTAAATGTAGACAAATATGTTATGGTGCTAAGGATGATTGTTGAAAATTGATTTTAAATTGGATGCGATTTACTTTGTTTTTAATGACAAAATGAGCACGCCGGTATAACTTAGAATGTAAAAACACCAATCACACATATTAAATCATGAATAAACAAAATCCTCTCCAGGGTtgctatatacatgtaCGCCCCTTCGCGATAAAAAATAGTGACCCATTATATTTCTTATACCGATAATTGATAAACTAAATAAGTTGAAATATTTTATTGGGTGACAACAGAGATATCACAATATGCGTTCCTTATATGTATCTTAATAGGGCATTCGGTAGATGAGAAAAATTGCATCTTGAGATTATCCTTCAATAGGCCTAAAAACAACGTATTATACAACtttgtgtaatataaacTACTAATGGTGATTCAAAACTAACGTTTTTTAATTTAAAGGAAAATTCATATGATCATACCTTTTCAACTAGATGCCTTTAAAACAgccatatacatatatctAATAATATGTTCATAATATAAACGCTTCTAAATCCATCACAGTGTAATCGGTGTTGTTTCGATGCATATCGTAATATAAAAGGAATATTATGGGCAAGCCACAATTAACGTTTATGTGTCCGTCGAAATCCTGTTTCAGTAGCTTTTAATATGTTATAGCAATTTATTTTTTTACAGTTTGAGTATCTGTCTAAGTAATACAAACCAAAGTGTTACTATAATATAATGGTGTCCGTGAAAAGTCAATAGGGAGCAATTATGTAGGCATTACAACTCATAACAATCTCATATTAGAATGTTAATTTTATGTCTCTTCGGTCTTGTGAACATCCTTTTGCCATTGAACAttcaatcaaatatatttcTTCCCCATGAAAATTTTGCGTTATTATTCATTTCATGgcatatgtaataatgAATCGGCGTTATGCAACACATGAGGGAGCAATTGGTTCTTCGTTATATAAGATTTACCCCTATAGAGCTTCTTGGATGGTATCGCATATTAACCACCACATATCTCCATAGCTAAACAATTTATCAGATGAAATGAAAACATGTTATAATGATCATTTTCAATGTTACTGATCTATGTTTTAATTGGCAATGCGTCGAGCAGCCATCACTCAAGTTTATTTGATAGGCAATGTTTTACATTGTAATTCTTCGTGCCTTAACTAGTTAATAATAAGACGACATTTATATTTCGCAATAATCTTAAATACACGACATACGACTCTGATATGATAGCACAATCATGATAAGAGTAATATAGATAATTTGTGATCTGTTTAAGTCCCTCTACATTCGTCCAGTCAAAAGCAGCTGTTTCGTGGAGCATAAGGATATCGAGTGAGGCAAACCCATAAATGAATTAATCATAACAACAGAAGACATTAACATCTTGAACTTGAATATCAAATTGTAGATAAAAGATATTTTTGCGTCTATGTTATTTGTAGCATAGTTATGTGGTAGGCGGGAAGCTGATTTGCACAGCACATAACGATCTGTAGAAAATGTACAGTTATTAATTATACCACTGTAATAGCACCCTTAACGAGGATAGAATCGGGTACtgttatttataaaataaatcaGAAACGGAAATAAGATTCCTTAACGTTGGTCACAACCCAACTATTTTTTTATTTCACATGTTTTCAAAACAACTGCACCATCATCTCATGCAGCATGTTCCGTCTCGTTTTATCTTttcctatatatatatatatatatatatatatatatatatataaaatcagCTGCATACCTCTCCCACAAGTGGAGAAAGGATCTATATACGCAGATAATTTTGGAATATCGATTATTTAAATAAGACCTCATTAGTGCTTCTTTTGTGATACACAAACAAAAATTGCTCCATGATTAAAAGTACTAGACTCGCGATCTCTGGATACAGGAATAGGAAAAAACGTGCATCATTCCAACTTAAAGAGGAGCCGATACATGATCATACGACCAACCAACGAACTAAGAGCATCCAAGTGAATACTTTTAATCATAACTTTATATGTCTATATAGAAAGTACAAATTAATGAGAAGTACAAGATCGCATAATTGTCTAAACCATGTGATTTGGGTCCAGGATCTATGTTAGTATATATGAAAAGCTATAGCAAAAGAATCATTACATCTCATTTTAAACGGCTCAGATGTCATTGGGAATTTTCTCTACGGTAgtcttgtatatatctaattCAACATTATTTTAGGAACATTAAATAGCCACAAGATCTATCATTTGCTTCTCTATTTATTCTAATGAGCACATTTAACTTACTTCTTGTACGTTTCTGGTGGGATAGTCGTTATGTCGTAGACTCTTGTAAGTTTAGGTGATAGATGGCAAGGGCGTTTGGGATGTTTTGTTATCGGCACTATCCTGcttggtctatttgatcGAAAATATTTACGCAACAACGCCACAAGCTTTCCACGGCTGGGATTCATTTATTGTTTTctgtatttatataatggaATCTTCCTTTTGTTGGGAGTGTTGTGTAAAGAGGTCAGCCGAGCTTTTAGACTCAGCATTTGGTTTCTGGCCTGGAAAATAGGGACCGAAACTAAATTATGCACCTTTAAAAATGTATTTTGTTGTAGAACAATGGAAGATCATAAATGTAAAGCCATCTCAGCTGGGCCCGAGCTATCAACAAAATATTGAAGAGATGCTTCGTAACCAAGTGGAAGGCCATTGTAGTTCTAAATATGGATATGTAGTGTGTGTTATTCGTATTATTCAGAATGAAGTTGGGCGTGTGCAAGATGGCACAGGGATGATCGTAGTTAACGTTAAGTATCAAGCCATTGTTTTCAAACCATTCAAAGATGAGGTAGGTATTTATTTAATAAAGTAAATTCTGGTGTGAAACACAATATTTAAAACATCAAACACTTTATGCCCTTATTGTTTACCTATGTCAAATTGTAAAACTTCCTTCTTTTACAGGTGCTAGATGCTATTGTGACGGATGTTAACAAATTAGGTTTTTTTGCTCAAGCAGGACCATTAAAGGCATTTGTTTCAAGAACAGCGATACAACCCAGTTTTGTATATGATAGCGATGCTGCTAATCCTTGTTACACTGATGGGACTATTAGCATCAAACCACAAACTGAGGTTCGTATGAGAATTCAAGGTATACGATACGACAATTCAAACATGTTTGCCATCGCAACCGTGAATGCGGACTATTTAGGTGCTTTTGAAAATTATGGAAATGGTT
Proteins encoded in this region:
- a CDS encoding putative DNA-directed RNA polymerase II subunit rpb7; the encoded protein is MYFVVEQWKIINVKPSQLGPSYQQNIEEMLRNQVEGHCSSKYGYVVCVIRIIQNEVGRVQDGTGMIVVNVKYQAIVFKPFKDEVLDAIVTDVNKLGFFAQAGPLKAFVSRTAIQPSFVYDSDAANPCYTDGTISIKPQTEVRMRIQGIRYDNSNMFAIATVNADYLGAFENYGNG